In Nicotiana tabacum cultivar K326 chromosome 2, ASM71507v2, whole genome shotgun sequence, the following proteins share a genomic window:
- the LOC107777930 gene encoding uncharacterized protein LOC107777930, which produces MAFLQNQFPLVLLLLLFFFFFLLCFSQCEGAKSIHDLLKSKGLPAGLLPKEVKSYNFSDTGLLEVFLDGPCLTKFDTMAFYDSVVKANLTYGSLAGVEGLSQQELFVWLPVKGIMVDNPSSGLILFDIGLAHKQLSLSLFEDPPHCKSDGVLKKNGRKEKGFEDQR; this is translated from the exons atGGCATTTCTTCAAAACCAATTTCCACTAGTTTTACTCTtgcttttgttctttttcttcttcttgttgtgtTTTTCACAGTGTGAAGGGGCTAAGTCAATTCATGATCTCCTTAAATCTAAAGGCTTACCAGCaggtcttcttcctaaagaagTGAAATCTTACAATTTTTCAGATACTGGGCTTCTTGAAGTGTTTCTAGATGGGCCTTGTTTGACTAAATTTGATACTATGGCCTTTTATGACAGTGTAGTGAAGGCTAATCTCACTTATGGTTCACTTGCTGGAGTTGAAGGCCTTTCTCAACAAGAGCTTTTTGTATGGTTACCAGTTAAAGGAATTATGGTTGATAATCCTTCCTCTGGTCTTATACTTTTTGATATTGGTTTGGCTCATAAGcagctttctctttctctttttgaaGATCCTCCCCATTGCAAATCAGATG GCGTTTTGAAGAAGAATGGTCGGAAGGAGAAAGGATTTGAAGATCAAAGATAA